In one window of Frigoriglobus tundricola DNA:
- a CDS encoding sugar-binding protein gives MCDTFSTEAPAAEVLALHVAKEAFKQAADPNAFPEQLSTLNLKPWAAKKLYALALDPKAAPVKLDQSVFNTKLNDTPRDYAEQATRVLAGDAAVTDRRCFVLVAHRLQGAESHAHLMDGIAPLAPGGKARRAAATTYLDPAAAAEKQKTVQARRNIEALAGINDPEFGGAEKLMGALRSELKKMPDDVAARTAYSVGSRLAREGKWTEAREVFGMVAIHYPGHPLAVESFRWLARYHSSSEIRRRTEVQSKLMIKSVSFDSEGGGKIKAASGTTRSIGNANVAEDRYTLFSPEMILKWHGACLELEPKLAGFGPVYSRDPASWLCFLTARRQVGRFPEADAFVSDYFKQTPGAVAMAPGVDPWRDCLAAELWLANRSAMPVMPKALGVCRITESRPLLDGKLDDTCWRDAKPLELRATGSADTTDEARAFGTQYKTESLFTYDEQYLYIAVKCAHPPGKKVEPVAKRTRDADLTGHDRVDVLLDMDRDYQTYYRFQIDHRGALAEDCWGDKGWNPKYHVAFHAGDDGWAAEIAIPLYELTGERPSHGKAWAVNVSRVVPGRGIQAWSGPADNDPRPEGMGVLQFRSDSK, from the coding sequence GTGTGCGACACCTTCAGTACCGAGGCGCCCGCGGCCGAAGTGCTGGCGCTGCACGTCGCGAAGGAGGCGTTCAAGCAGGCCGCCGACCCGAACGCGTTTCCGGAGCAGCTCTCCACACTCAATTTGAAGCCCTGGGCCGCGAAGAAGCTGTACGCGCTCGCGCTCGATCCCAAAGCGGCGCCGGTGAAGCTCGATCAATCGGTGTTCAACACGAAGCTCAACGACACGCCCAGGGATTACGCCGAGCAGGCGACCCGCGTACTGGCGGGCGACGCCGCGGTCACCGACCGCCGCTGTTTCGTGCTGGTCGCGCACCGGTTGCAGGGGGCCGAGTCCCACGCGCACCTGATGGACGGCATCGCGCCACTCGCGCCGGGGGGCAAGGCCCGGCGCGCGGCCGCAACAACTTACCTCGACCCCGCCGCGGCGGCCGAGAAGCAGAAAACAGTCCAGGCGCGGCGCAACATTGAAGCGCTCGCCGGCATCAACGACCCCGAATTCGGCGGCGCGGAAAAGTTGATGGGCGCACTCCGCAGTGAACTGAAGAAAATGCCCGACGATGTGGCCGCACGCACGGCGTACTCCGTCGGCAGCCGGTTGGCCCGCGAGGGGAAGTGGACCGAGGCCCGCGAGGTGTTCGGCATGGTGGCCATCCACTACCCCGGTCACCCGCTGGCGGTGGAATCGTTCCGCTGGCTGGCCCGTTACCACTCCAGCAGCGAGATCCGCCGCCGCACCGAGGTGCAGTCGAAACTGATGATCAAGTCCGTGTCGTTCGACAGCGAGGGCGGCGGCAAGATCAAGGCCGCGAGCGGCACCACCAGGTCCATCGGCAACGCCAACGTGGCGGAAGACCGGTACACGCTGTTCAGCCCGGAAATGATCCTGAAGTGGCACGGGGCGTGTCTGGAACTGGAGCCGAAGCTCGCGGGCTTCGGGCCGGTCTACAGCCGCGACCCGGCCTCGTGGCTGTGCTTCCTCACGGCCCGCCGGCAGGTCGGCCGGTTCCCGGAAGCGGACGCGTTCGTTTCCGACTACTTCAAGCAGACGCCCGGGGCGGTCGCAATGGCCCCCGGCGTCGATCCGTGGCGCGACTGCCTCGCGGCGGAACTGTGGCTCGCCAACCGCAGCGCGATGCCGGTGATGCCCAAGGCGCTGGGCGTGTGTCGGATCACCGAGAGCCGCCCGCTCCTCGACGGGAAGCTCGACGACACGTGCTGGCGGGACGCGAAGCCGCTGGAACTCAGGGCGACCGGGTCCGCCGATACGACCGACGAAGCCAGAGCGTTCGGTACGCAGTACAAGACCGAGAGCCTGTTCACTTACGACGAGCAGTACCTGTACATTGCCGTGAAGTGTGCGCACCCGCCGGGCAAGAAGGTCGAACCGGTCGCGAAACGGACCCGCGACGCCGATCTCACCGGGCACGACCGCGTGGACGTCCTGCTCGACATGGACCGCGACTACCAGACCTACTACCGGTTCCAGATCGACCACCGCGGCGCACTCGCCGAGGACTGCTGGGGCGACAAGGGCTGGAACCCGAAGTACCACGTGGCGTTCCACGCCGGCGACGACGGGTGGGCGGCCGAGATCGCGATCCCGCTGTATGAGCTGACCGGCGAGCGCCCGTCGCACGGCAAGGCGTGGGCGGTGAACGTGTCCCGTGTCGTACCGGGTCGGGGCATCCAGGCGTGGAGCGGCCCGGCCGACAACGACCCGCGGCCCGAAGGCATGGGCGTGTTGCAGTTCCGTTCGGACAGCAAGTAG
- a CDS encoding DegT/DnrJ/EryC1/StrS family aminotransferase yields MPLCDIQAQYRGLKDEIDAAVLRVLGSGQAILGPEVAAFEQETAAFCGAAHGVGCGSGTDALVLALHALGIGPGDEVIVPPFTFFATVSAVCRVGATPVFADIDPLTFNIDPNLIEAKVTPKTRAIIPVHLFGQCCDMDAIWDVAEEHRLHVVEDAAQSFGSEYAGKRCGTLGAVACLSFYPTKNLGAMGDAGLVTTNDPAVDKKLRALRVHGSEVKYYHKFIGYNMRLDAVHAAVLRVKLPHVGNWLAARETAARRYDALIEASNLHGFMRRPVAKPNRRHTFNQYVVRVPVGHRDALVKYLKESGVGVEVYYPLSLHQQECFKFLGHRTGDFPTSEEAAGGVLALPIFPEITEAQQQRVTEVCAAYLRQSVRRGRVTDATTAANEVRSPRRGLLDRRGTQKQDEPRILRESAARLASGCRLRLSPPSRGCEYTQSHNPE; encoded by the coding sequence GTGCCCCTCTGCGACATTCAGGCACAGTACCGCGGCCTGAAAGACGAGATCGACGCGGCGGTGCTGCGGGTGCTCGGGTCCGGGCAGGCGATCCTGGGACCCGAGGTCGCCGCGTTCGAGCAGGAGACGGCGGCGTTCTGCGGCGCGGCCCACGGCGTCGGGTGCGGGTCCGGGACCGACGCGCTGGTTCTCGCGCTGCACGCCCTGGGCATCGGCCCGGGTGACGAGGTCATCGTCCCGCCGTTCACGTTCTTCGCCACGGTGAGCGCGGTGTGCCGCGTCGGGGCCACGCCCGTGTTCGCGGACATCGACCCGCTCACGTTCAACATCGACCCGAACCTGATCGAGGCGAAGGTCACCCCGAAAACGCGGGCGATCATCCCGGTTCACCTGTTCGGCCAGTGCTGCGACATGGACGCGATCTGGGACGTCGCGGAGGAGCACCGGCTCCACGTGGTCGAGGACGCCGCGCAGTCGTTCGGCAGCGAGTACGCGGGGAAGCGGTGCGGCACACTCGGGGCGGTCGCGTGCCTCAGCTTCTACCCGACCAAGAACCTCGGCGCGATGGGCGACGCCGGGCTGGTCACGACCAACGACCCGGCCGTGGACAAGAAGCTCCGCGCGCTCCGCGTTCACGGGTCCGAGGTGAAGTACTACCACAAGTTCATCGGCTACAACATGCGGCTGGACGCGGTCCACGCCGCGGTCCTGCGGGTGAAGCTGCCGCACGTCGGGAACTGGCTGGCGGCCCGTGAGACGGCCGCCCGGCGGTACGACGCGCTGATCGAGGCGTCGAACCTGCACGGGTTCATGCGCCGCCCGGTGGCGAAGCCGAACCGGCGGCACACGTTCAACCAGTACGTGGTCCGCGTTCCGGTCGGCCACCGCGACGCGCTCGTGAAGTACCTGAAGGAGAGCGGCGTCGGCGTGGAGGTGTACTACCCGCTGAGCCTGCACCAGCAGGAGTGCTTCAAGTTCCTGGGCCACCGTACGGGCGATTTCCCGACGAGCGAGGAGGCGGCCGGCGGCGTGCTGGCCCTGCCGATCTTCCCGGAGATCACCGAAGCCCAGCAGCAGCGCGTGACCGAGGTGTGCGCGGCCTACCTGCGCCAGTCGGTGCGCCGGGGCCGCGTAACCGACGCGACGACGGCCGCAAACGAAGTGAGGAGCCCTCGGCGAGGGCTCCTCGACCGGCGCGGCACCCAGAAGCAAGACGAGCCGCGGATTCTGCGTGAATCCGCGGCTCGTCTTGCTTCTGGGTGCCGCTTACGGCTTTCGCCACCGTCTCGCGGCTGCGAGTACACCCAGTCCCATAACCCCGAGTAG
- a CDS encoding DUF1800 domain-containing protein, which yields MAALPPLEQLDPADAWAAWAPSQRDPWTRKWAAHLYRRAGFGASGRELAVAEKAGFAATLDLLLTGRPGADDLLPTLADVGRVAAARDTDGTELRGWWVYCALQSGHPLREKMTLFWHNHFATSIFKVREASLMFRQNVLFREHALGQFGPLLRAVGRDGAMLVWLDSNSNVKGKPNENYAREVMELFSLGVGNYTEKDVREAARAFTGWHTDGTGFRFDAAQHDTGPKTVLGRTGNWGGEDVVTVLLDQPAAARFLVGKLYAYLVSEVAPPAALLEPLCAAFRKSAYDVAALVKTILASRLFFSDHAFRKKIKSPVEYVLGAARAVYRHYDEDDAHYRPLAHQALVKWLGAMGQALFAPPNVKGWPGGRAWLTTTTVLERDNFAAALATGALWAPPAETANFAVSADLPPPRALDPARVLDEEQVTTPEGVVRVLLDQFVPGGVRPEAREKLVAFVAEDKPTGIALARRAREAAHAILTMPESQLN from the coding sequence ATGGCCGCACTCCCGCCGCTGGAGCAACTCGACCCGGCCGACGCGTGGGCCGCGTGGGCGCCCTCGCAGCGCGATCCGTGGACCCGCAAGTGGGCCGCGCACCTGTACCGCCGCGCCGGCTTCGGCGCCAGCGGCCGGGAACTCGCGGTCGCCGAGAAGGCCGGCTTCGCCGCCACACTTGACCTGCTGCTGACGGGCCGGCCCGGTGCCGACGACCTGTTGCCCACGCTCGCCGATGTGGGACGGGTCGCGGCCGCCCGCGACACCGACGGCACGGAACTCCGCGGGTGGTGGGTTTACTGCGCGCTCCAGAGCGGTCACCCGCTCCGCGAGAAGATGACGCTGTTCTGGCACAACCACTTCGCCACCAGCATCTTCAAGGTGCGCGAAGCGTCCCTGATGTTCCGCCAGAACGTGCTGTTCCGCGAGCACGCGCTCGGCCAGTTCGGGCCGCTGCTCCGGGCCGTCGGCCGCGACGGGGCGATGCTCGTCTGGCTGGACTCGAACAGCAACGTGAAGGGCAAGCCGAACGAGAACTACGCCCGCGAGGTGATGGAACTGTTCTCGCTCGGCGTCGGCAATTACACCGAGAAGGACGTCCGCGAGGCCGCCCGCGCGTTCACCGGCTGGCACACCGACGGTACCGGCTTCCGGTTCGACGCGGCCCAGCACGACACCGGTCCGAAAACGGTGCTGGGCAGGACCGGCAACTGGGGCGGCGAGGACGTGGTGACGGTCCTCCTCGACCAGCCCGCTGCCGCCCGGTTCCTGGTGGGCAAGCTTTACGCGTACCTCGTCAGCGAGGTCGCCCCACCGGCCGCGCTCCTCGAACCGCTGTGTGCGGCGTTCCGCAAGAGCGCGTACGACGTCGCGGCGCTGGTGAAAACGATCCTCGCGTCCCGGCTGTTTTTCTCGGACCACGCGTTCCGCAAGAAGATCAAGAGCCCGGTCGAGTACGTGCTCGGCGCGGCGCGGGCGGTCTACCGGCACTACGACGAGGACGACGCCCACTACCGGCCGCTCGCGCACCAGGCCCTCGTCAAGTGGCTCGGCGCGATGGGTCAGGCGCTGTTCGCCCCGCCGAACGTGAAGGGCTGGCCCGGCGGGCGCGCGTGGCTGACCACCACGACCGTGCTCGAGCGCGACAACTTTGCCGCGGCCCTGGCGACCGGTGCATTATGGGCGCCGCCCGCCGAAACCGCGAACTTCGCCGTCAGCGCCGACCTGCCCCCGCCCCGCGCCCTCGACCCGGCCCGCGTGCTGGACGAGGAGCAGGTCACGACGCCCGAGGGCGTGGTGCGCGTGCTGCTCGACCAGTTCGTGCCCGGCGGCGTCAGACCCGAGGCGCGCGAGAAGCTCGTGGCGTTCGTGGCCGAGGACAAACCGACCGGTATCGCTCTTGCGCGCCGCGCCCGCGAGGCGGCCCACGCGATTCTGACGATGCCGGAGTCCCAACTGAACTAG
- a CDS encoding Gfo/Idh/MocA family protein: MDIFSRREFINRSAILAAAAAAGPVVGADSKPAPTAAARGAEKLRVAVVGVRGRGMSHVSGFLNKDVNCEITTVCDCDEAVIGSAMKKIEAAQKAAPKYEKDIRKVIADKDIDVVSIATPNHWHALMAVWAMESGKDVYVEKPATHNVHEGAIMLAAARKYKRICQVGTQSRSNPGMRDAIAFVRGGKIGKVDLAIGLCYKTRNSIGDTGLKMGEQKPPATMDYDLWCGPAPLTMPKRKTGNGTVHYDWHWFWDFGNGDLGNQGVHEMDKARWGLGQTRLPQYALSFGGRFGYTDDGETANTQLCLFDYGPAAKMIFEVRGLKTESYKGAMVGNIFVGTDGYVVCPSYGGGIAYDKDGKETQRFGWIKDEKAAQGGRFGGSDQHHFDNYAKAVRSRKHEDLNCDISEGHLSASLCHLANISYRLGREMPIATAEIFTNNKSFNEFGKGLVAHLKANKVDTEKTLGRFGYPLLIDTRSQTIKNSGDDEVTAKANAMLFREYRKGFELKEIA; encoded by the coding sequence ATGGACATCTTCAGCCGCCGCGAGTTCATCAACCGCTCCGCCATCCTGGCCGCGGCCGCTGCCGCAGGGCCGGTCGTCGGTGCCGACTCCAAGCCCGCGCCGACGGCCGCCGCACGGGGGGCCGAGAAACTGCGCGTCGCCGTGGTCGGCGTGCGGGGCCGCGGCATGAGCCACGTGAGCGGCTTCCTGAACAAGGACGTCAACTGTGAGATCACCACGGTTTGCGACTGCGACGAGGCCGTGATCGGCAGCGCCATGAAGAAGATCGAAGCGGCGCAAAAGGCGGCGCCGAAGTACGAGAAGGACATCCGCAAGGTGATCGCGGACAAGGACATCGACGTCGTATCGATCGCGACGCCGAACCACTGGCACGCCCTCATGGCCGTGTGGGCGATGGAGAGCGGCAAGGACGTGTACGTGGAGAAGCCGGCCACGCACAACGTCCACGAGGGCGCGATCATGCTGGCGGCGGCCCGCAAGTACAAGCGGATCTGCCAGGTCGGCACCCAGAGCCGCAGCAACCCCGGGATGCGCGACGCCATCGCGTTCGTCCGCGGCGGGAAGATCGGCAAGGTCGATCTCGCGATCGGCCTGTGCTACAAGACCAGAAACAGTATTGGCGACACCGGCCTCAAGATGGGCGAACAGAAGCCGCCGGCGACGATGGACTACGACCTGTGGTGCGGCCCGGCGCCGCTCACGATGCCGAAGCGTAAGACGGGCAACGGCACCGTTCACTACGACTGGCACTGGTTCTGGGACTTCGGCAACGGCGACCTCGGCAACCAGGGCGTCCACGAGATGGACAAGGCCCGCTGGGGACTGGGCCAGACGAGGCTGCCACAGTATGCGCTCAGTTTCGGTGGCCGGTTCGGGTACACCGACGACGGCGAAACGGCCAACACCCAACTCTGCCTGTTCGATTACGGCCCCGCTGCGAAGATGATTTTCGAGGTCCGCGGCCTCAAGACAGAGAGCTATAAGGGGGCGATGGTCGGTAACATCTTCGTGGGCACCGACGGCTACGTGGTGTGCCCGAGCTACGGTGGCGGTATCGCCTACGACAAGGATGGCAAGGAGACCCAGCGGTTCGGGTGGATCAAGGACGAGAAAGCGGCGCAAGGTGGACGGTTCGGCGGGAGCGACCAGCACCACTTCGATAACTACGCCAAAGCCGTGCGCAGCCGTAAACACGAAGACCTGAACTGCGACATCTCTGAAGGGCACCTCTCCGCTTCGCTGTGTCACCTGGCGAACATCAGCTACCGGCTCGGGCGAGAGATGCCGATCGCGACGGCCGAGATATTCACCAACAACAAGTCCTTCAACGAGTTCGGGAAGGGGCTGGTGGCCCACTTGAAGGCGAACAAGGTGGACACCGAGAAGACTCTCGGTCGGTTCGGCTATCCGCTCCTCATCGACACCCGATCCCAGACGATCAAAAACAGCGGCGATGACGAAGTCACAGCGAAGGCCAACGCGATGCTGTTCCGCGAGTACCGCAAGGGCTTCGAGTTGAAGGAAATCGCCTGA
- a CDS encoding WecB/TagA/CpsF family glycosyltransferase → MSVPDSSPSLAPVVVWGVPFAPFTLAQALDEVERLIAAGRPRFFMTVNLHTAMLTAQDPAIRAAVDAAAFIVADGMPVVWASRLQPRRLPERVTGADMFPALCERAAKQGYRVYFLGGPPGVGEEAARNLTSRYPGLQVVGVESPPYRAATPQEEAELLDRIRAVRPQLLFVAFGQPKGEYWVHKNCPALDGTICAQVGAALDFAAGRINRAPRWMQKTGLEWVYRLWKEPRRLFSRYAQNAAFVVRMVIQDFKNRPRRHSRPAR, encoded by the coding sequence ATGTCCGTTCCGGATTCTTCGCCGTCGTTGGCGCCCGTGGTGGTTTGGGGCGTGCCGTTCGCCCCGTTCACGCTGGCGCAGGCGCTGGACGAGGTCGAGCGCTTGATCGCCGCCGGTCGACCGCGGTTCTTCATGACCGTGAACCTCCACACCGCGATGCTCACTGCGCAAGACCCCGCCATCCGTGCGGCCGTCGACGCGGCGGCGTTCATCGTCGCCGACGGGATGCCCGTCGTCTGGGCGTCGCGGTTGCAGCCGCGGCGGCTCCCCGAGCGGGTCACCGGGGCGGACATGTTCCCCGCACTCTGCGAGCGGGCGGCGAAGCAAGGCTACCGCGTGTACTTCCTGGGCGGACCGCCCGGCGTCGGCGAGGAAGCGGCCCGGAACCTGACGAGCCGGTACCCCGGTCTTCAGGTGGTCGGCGTCGAATCCCCCCCGTACCGCGCCGCAACGCCCCAAGAAGAGGCCGAATTGCTCGATCGCATCCGCGCCGTGCGGCCGCAGTTACTCTTCGTCGCGTTCGGTCAGCCGAAAGGCGAATACTGGGTCCATAAGAACTGCCCGGCCCTCGACGGAACAATCTGTGCTCAGGTCGGGGCGGCCCTCGACTTCGCCGCGGGGCGGATTAATCGTGCGCCGCGGTGGATGCAGAAGACGGGGCTGGAATGGGTGTATCGGCTCTGGAAGGAGCCACGCCGCTTGTTCTCGCGTTATGCACAGAACGCCGCGTTCGTCGTCCGAATGGTGATCCAAGACTTCAAGAACCGACCCAGACGGCACAGCCGGCCCGCCCGGTGA
- a CDS encoding BBP7 family outer membrane beta-barrel protein produces the protein MKRFRVRAVGLGLALAAGTAAAADGDWRAAGQPPVDVAPNGAPGLLPPPLRALPTGAKTDAPIWLPARQSGAGTPVVTPAAGTSGPVVVLPAAPVVTPAPEPIQPIQAQPPVSFQPQPIVAQPVTQYQPQPAPVQPVTQYQPQPVPAQPIVQNQPQPAPQQPPLSDEGPLGPRVGNTLGPLPAIPVVPDAGDSPPVRPQPAAPVRVAAQPQDPVPQPRPLDPPKAAEPSPMIPPRVPEFLPPAKKSDSPVIPVPVPGPGTPSVSPPAKPLPAPRPVDPSAQPRPEPQPAPPELQPAPPELMIPTGALDVPGRHGTFGSKPINLSRDYPPLRDLISGGRGHDEVTIASDGVQGDPLPNRYFVQGEYLLWWVPGFGIPVLGTTNANTALNGYLGEPGTTSLLGPGNFGNSTRSGFRIRAGAWLDDCGSCGIDGSFFFLGNRSTSAVFNSAQDPLITRPVYVPNLIPGTNTPLGENGEAVAVPGILRGSLSARATSQLLGADLNARKNLLNTCDARAEVFVGYRFLNLRESLTMTEDITVIGSGGSRVAVTDPIGTHVVVQDKFATNNYFNGGQIGALVERRVGRWQFDARGSFAMGDTTQVLNIDGFQIRQQPGATPASFPGGLLAAGPNLGRFTSNHFSVVPELTLNVGYWVTPGIRLYAGYNFLLWTNVIRPGDQIDHVVDLASVPNSLVTTTSATYHPRPIFKQTDLVVNGIQFGIDLRW, from the coding sequence ATGAAGCGCTTTCGTGTCCGAGCGGTCGGTTTGGGGCTCGCGCTGGCCGCCGGGACGGCGGCGGCTGCCGATGGCGATTGGCGCGCCGCCGGACAACCTCCGGTCGATGTGGCCCCGAACGGTGCGCCGGGGTTGCTCCCGCCGCCCTTGCGCGCGCTTCCGACGGGAGCGAAGACCGATGCCCCGATCTGGCTTCCCGCACGCCAGTCGGGGGCGGGCACGCCGGTCGTCACGCCCGCGGCCGGGACGAGCGGGCCGGTCGTCGTGCTTCCGGCCGCGCCCGTCGTGACGCCGGCCCCGGAGCCGATACAACCCATCCAGGCGCAACCGCCGGTGTCGTTTCAACCTCAACCGATCGTTGCTCAACCGGTTACGCAGTATCAGCCCCAACCCGCTCCCGTCCAACCGGTCACGCAGTATCAACCGCAACCGGTTCCCGCTCAACCAATTGTCCAGAACCAACCTCAGCCGGCCCCGCAACAGCCCCCGCTTTCGGATGAGGGGCCGCTCGGGCCGCGCGTCGGCAATACGCTCGGGCCGCTCCCGGCGATCCCTGTTGTGCCGGACGCTGGCGATTCGCCGCCCGTGAGACCGCAGCCGGCCGCGCCCGTGCGCGTGGCCGCGCAGCCACAGGACCCGGTTCCCCAGCCGAGACCGCTGGACCCGCCCAAGGCGGCGGAGCCATCGCCGATGATCCCGCCCCGCGTGCCGGAGTTCCTGCCGCCGGCGAAGAAGAGCGATTCGCCCGTGATTCCGGTCCCGGTTCCGGGGCCGGGAACGCCCTCTGTGAGCCCCCCGGCGAAGCCGCTCCCGGCGCCCCGGCCGGTCGATCCGTCCGCGCAGCCGCGGCCGGAACCCCAGCCCGCGCCGCCGGAGCTCCAGCCCGCGCCACCGGAACTGATGATCCCGACCGGGGCGCTGGACGTGCCCGGGAGGCACGGCACGTTCGGTTCCAAGCCGATCAACCTGTCGCGTGATTACCCGCCGCTGCGCGACCTCATCTCGGGCGGTCGCGGCCATGACGAAGTGACCATTGCGAGTGACGGCGTCCAGGGCGACCCGCTGCCCAACCGGTACTTCGTGCAGGGGGAGTACCTGCTGTGGTGGGTGCCCGGGTTCGGCATCCCCGTCCTCGGGACCACGAACGCGAACACCGCGCTCAACGGCTACCTGGGCGAGCCGGGCACGACCTCGCTCCTCGGCCCGGGCAACTTCGGCAACAGCACCCGCAGCGGGTTCCGCATCCGGGCCGGCGCGTGGCTGGACGACTGCGGCTCGTGCGGCATCGACGGCAGCTTCTTCTTCCTGGGCAACCGGTCCACCTCGGCGGTGTTCAACTCCGCCCAGGACCCGCTCATCACCCGCCCGGTGTACGTGCCCAACCTGATCCCCGGCACGAACACGCCGCTCGGCGAGAACGGCGAGGCGGTCGCCGTGCCGGGCATCCTGCGCGGCTCGCTCTCGGCCCGCGCCACGAGCCAGCTCCTGGGCGCGGACCTCAACGCGCGCAAGAACCTGTTGAACACGTGCGACGCGCGGGCGGAGGTGTTCGTGGGCTACCGGTTCCTGAACCTGCGCGAGAGCCTGACGATGACCGAGGACATCACGGTCATCGGGTCCGGCGGGAGCCGGGTCGCGGTCACCGACCCGATCGGGACGCACGTCGTAGTGCAGGACAAGTTCGCGACGAACAATTACTTCAACGGCGGCCAGATCGGCGCACTGGTCGAGCGCCGCGTCGGCCGGTGGCAGTTCGACGCGCGGGGCTCGTTCGCAATGGGCGACACCACGCAGGTGCTCAACATCGACGGGTTCCAGATCCGGCAACAGCCCGGTGCGACCCCAGCGTCCTTCCCGGGCGGGCTGCTCGCCGCCGGGCCGAACCTCGGGCGGTTCACGAGCAACCATTTCAGTGTGGTACCGGAACTCACGCTCAACGTCGGCTACTGGGTCACCCCGGGCATCCGCCTGTACGCCGGGTACAACTTCCTCCTGTGGACGAACGTGATCCGGCCGGGCGACCAGATCGACCACGTGGTCGATCTGGCGTCCGTGCCCAACTCGCTCGTGACGACCACCTCCGCGACCTATCACCCGCGCCCCATTTTCAAGCAGACCGATCTCGTGGTGAACGGGATCCAGTTCGGCATCGACTTGCGGTGGTAG
- a CDS encoding glycosyltransferase family 2 protein: MMTATAPEYRTVNAPEKSPAPTPPAETLAEIAPLLAPLLQRVATDANARTALLHQLLGENACRQIGIYPIPPGFKLSVVIPVYNEERWLAELVRRVQAVEIPKELVLVNDFSTDGTPGILAQLEKQYDNVRVFHQPKNMGKGAALREGFRHCTGDVVIVQDADWEYDPAEFPKLIQPILDGRADVVIGSRFIGESHRVLYYWHSVGNRVLTTLSNWCTNLNLTDMETCYKVFKREVIQGMKLRSNRFGFEPEVTAKIARRRKGQAPWRVFEVPISYSGRTYEEGKKIGMKDGFQALYCIFRYWLAD, encoded by the coding sequence ATGATGACTGCTACGGCACCGGAGTACCGAACCGTGAACGCACCTGAGAAGAGCCCCGCCCCGACCCCGCCCGCCGAGACACTGGCCGAGATCGCCCCGCTGCTGGCCCCGCTGCTCCAGCGCGTGGCCACCGACGCGAACGCCCGCACCGCGCTCCTGCACCAGTTGCTCGGTGAGAACGCGTGCCGGCAGATCGGCATTTACCCGATTCCGCCCGGCTTCAAGCTGTCGGTCGTGATCCCCGTCTACAACGAGGAGCGGTGGCTGGCGGAACTGGTCCGACGGGTGCAGGCCGTCGAGATCCCCAAGGAACTGGTCCTGGTCAACGACTTCTCCACGGACGGCACCCCGGGCATTCTCGCCCAGTTGGAGAAGCAGTACGACAACGTCCGCGTGTTCCACCAGCCGAAGAACATGGGCAAGGGCGCGGCGCTCCGCGAGGGCTTCAGGCACTGCACCGGCGACGTGGTGATCGTACAGGACGCGGACTGGGAGTACGACCCGGCCGAGTTCCCGAAACTGATCCAGCCGATCCTCGACGGCCGCGCCGACGTGGTGATCGGCTCACGGTTCATCGGCGAGAGCCACCGGGTGCTGTACTACTGGCACTCGGTCGGGAACCGGGTGCTGACCACGCTCTCGAACTGGTGTACCAACCTGAACCTGACCGACATGGAGACGTGCTACAAGGTCTTCAAGCGCGAGGTGATTCAGGGGATGAAGCTGCGGAGCAACCGGTTCGGGTTCGAGCCGGAGGTGACGGCGAAAATCGCCCGCCGCCGCAAGGGCCAGGCGCCGTGGCGCGTGTTCGAGGTGCCGATCAGCTACTCCGGCCGCACCTATGAGGAAGGCAAGAAGATCGGCATGAAGGACGGGTTCCAGGCGCTCTACTGCATCTTCCGCTACTGGCTGGCGGACTGA
- a CDS encoding PEP-CTERM sorting domain-containing protein, whose product MQVTCGTWRMWAARTACAVAAVLAASGPARAFYWYDWPGSGLKSQGSLVPQSQNSSSNPPSGTQPSSPGGQSPPPDGPPPGQPTAPEPGTGLLGVMGLGVLAAARRWRKP is encoded by the coding sequence ATGCAAGTAACGTGCGGAACCTGGCGGATGTGGGCAGCGCGGACCGCGTGCGCGGTTGCGGCGGTGCTGGCCGCGAGCGGCCCGGCGCGCGCCTTCTACTGGTACGACTGGCCGGGCAGCGGGTTGAAATCGCAAGGTTCGCTGGTCCCACAATCTCAAAACAGCTCGTCCAATCCACCATCCGGCACCCAACCGAGTTCACCGGGTGGCCAATCCCCGCCGCCGGACGGCCCTCCGCCCGGACAGCCCACCGCCCCCGAACCGGGCACCGGGCTACTCGGGGTTATGGGACTGGGTGTACTCGCAGCCGCGAGACGGTGGCGAAAGCCGTAA